The following coding sequences lie in one Lolium perenne isolate Kyuss_39 chromosome 2, Kyuss_2.0, whole genome shotgun sequence genomic window:
- the LOC127335796 gene encoding uncharacterized protein gives MPKKKPVAAGLTEPAVPPRAASGRRYKALVPWRFQPGFARRQANIPAAAATPRGLKSEASSGAKGCGSAPARGAGGQGDLQLRRGTRSAAAKGSDGDKMESGESMTRILVVDSSDGGIVVVDSPDGGKLENGAAEDCQSKRGALGEAAKTSAVSTPLSGAGSDKRATRSAAARSSDAGKVESGPRSGAEMDGQFKRETRSAAAKSASGGEMESSAHSGAKKGCQSKRGTDSAIVKSSSGEKLVNGAHAGAQKDGGEICMSEGSEKSHVDESVTVKSSSGEKLENSAHAVAQKDCGEICMSEGSKKSHVDGTATVKSSSGEKLENGAHAFAQKDGSEICMSEGSKKSHVDGNATVKSSSGDKLEDGVHAVAQKDCGEICIPDGSNKSHVNRSGLKRSCSAADLVGEEPEGTGNRAAKKFNVAAKGCSSAGPVGNDNVSYCRKGRKEIVPWRFQIGYKRSFSTAFCSNGGSPETPEYRAQGSSTQCTSGTRSTVRCYASPHSGVRVSAVRNFSSGKGEKETRTAYKKMRSDNNDHNQGMPETGVSSARKTVMTNLQDFQLIYKKLLHELDKSKEALDLQAYKIFRDRFPVQYDDKRYVGNVPGVHVGDIFHVRVELCVVGLHRPHRIGIDHMKDANGTCIAVSIVAYARFSDIKKNLDALVYSGSTTATINQKIDGTNLALKKSMDTNTPVRVIHGFSTKGNGQRKMLIYGGLYLVEKYWRERESEDCYVYMFRLRRMAGQKHIDIEEILKSAHTEPYDGVIMKDISQGLERIPIPVVNSISDECPMPYVYMSRLKYPRNYQPAPPAGCACVGGCSASKRCACAAKNGGDIPFNDKGRIIVAKPLVYECGPSCKCPPTCHNRVGQKGMKFRLQIFKTKSMGWGVKTLDFIPSGSFVCEYIGEVLDDEEAQKRMTDEYLFAIGHNYYDEALWEGLSRSIPSLQKGPGEDEDAGFAVDASNMGNFAKFINHSCSPNLYAQNVLYDHDDKSAPHIMFFACEDIPPGQELAYHYNYAIDQVHDANGNIKKKKCLCGSVECDGWLY, from the coding sequence atgccgaagaagaagccagtGGCGGCGGGCCTGACGGAGCCGGCGGTGCCGCCCAGGGCGGCCAGCGGGCGGAGGTACAAGGCGCTCGTGCCGTGGCGCTTCCAGCCCGGCTTCGCCAGGCGCCAGGCCAacatccccgccgccgccgccacgcccagaGGACTAAAATCAGAAGCATCTTCTGGTGCCAAGGGCTGCGGATCCGCGCCAGCCAGGGGCGCGGGAGGCCAGGGGGATCTCCAGCTGAGGCGAGGCACGCGCAGCGCAGCCGCCAAGGGCTCCGATGGCGACAAGATGGAGAGTGGCGAGTCGATGACACGCATATTGGTCGTGGATAGCTCCGATGGCGGCATTGTGGTCGTGGATAGCCCCGACGGGGGCAAACTGGAGAATGGTGCCGCAGAGGATTGCCAGTCGAAGAGAGGCGCACTCGGTGAAGCTGCGAAGACCTCTGCTGTCAGCACCCCTCTCAGCGGTGCCGGAAGCGACAAGAGAGCCACTCGCAGTGCGGCCGCGAGGAGCTCCGATGCGGGGAAAGTGGAGTCCGGCCCTCGCAGCGGTGCCGAAATGGATGGCCAGTTTAAGAGAGAGACACGCAGTGCGGCGGCGAAGAGCGCCAGTGGGGGGGAAATGGAGAGCAGTGCTCACAGTGGCGCCAAAAAGGGTTGCCAGTCCAAGAGAGGCACAGACAGTGCGATCGTGAAGAGCTCTAGTGGGGAGAAATTGGTGAATGGCGCTCATGCCGGTGCCCAGAAGGATGGCGGTGAGATCTGCATGTCCGAGGGCTCAGAGAAGTCCCATGTGGACGAGAGTGTGACCGTGAAGAGCTCTAGTGGGGAGAAATTGGAGAACAGCGCTCACGCTGTTGCCCAGAAGGATTGCGGTGAGATCTGCATGTCCGAGGGCTCAAAGAAGTCTCATGTGGATGGGACTGCGACCGTGAAGAGCTCTAGTGGGGAGAAATTGGAGAACGGCGCTCACGCCTTTGCCCAGAAGGATGGCAGTGAGATCTGCATGTCTGAGGGCTCAAAGAAGTCTCATGTGGACGGGAATGCGACCGTGAAGAGCTCTAGTGGGGACAAATTGGAGGACGGTGTTCACGCCGTTGCCCAGAAGGATTGCGGTGAGATCTGCATACCCGATGGCTCAAACAAGTCTCATGTGAACAGGAGTGGGTTAAAGAGAAGCTGTTCTGCTGCAGATCTTGTGGGGGAGGAGCCGGAGGGCACGGGAAACAGGGCTGCCAAGAAGTTCAATGTAGCAGCCAAAGGGTGCAGCTCTGCTGGTCCTGTAGGCAATGACAATGTCAGTTATTGCCGTAAGGGGCGGAAAGAAATAGTGCCATGGAGGTTCCAGATTGGGTACAAGCGGTCATTCTCGACAGCTTTCTGCTCCAATGGTGGATCTCCTGAAACTCCGGAATACAGGGCTCAAGGCAGCTCAACACAGTGCACTTCAGGAACTAGGAGTACTGTGAGGTGCTACGCAAGTCCCCATTCTGGTGTTAGAGTTTCAGCTGTGCGCAATTTCTCCTCAGGGAAAGGTGAGAAGGAAACCAGGACTGCGTATAAAAAGATGAGATCTGACAACAATGATCATAATCAGGGAATGCCAGAAACTGGAGTTTCTTCTGCTAGGAAAACCGTCATGACAAATTTGCAGGATTTTCAGTTAATTTACAAGAAGCTTTTGCATGAACTTGACAAGTCAAAGGAAGCACTTGACCTACAAGCTTACAAAATCTTCAGAGACAGGTTCCCTGTACAATATGATGATAAGAGATATGTTGGCAATGTGCCTGGAGTCCATGTTGGTGATATCTTTCATGTAAGGGTTGAGCTTTGTGTTGTCGGTCTTCATCGCCCACACCGGATAGGGATTGATCATATGAAGGACGCCAATGGTACTTGTATAGCTGTTAGCATCGTGGCATATGCACGGTTTTCTGATATCAAGAAAAATTTGGATGCCTTGGTGTATTCTGGATCAACGACAGCTACAATCAATCAGAAGATAGATGGTACCAATCTTGCACTGAAGAAGAGCATGGATACTAACACACCAGTCCGTGTTATCCATGGCTTCAGCACTAAGGGAAACGGCCAACGGAAGATGCTTATATATGGGGGTTTATATCTGGTTGAGAAATACTGGAGGGAGAGAGAAAGCGAAGATTGTTATGTTTATATGTTCCGCCTGAGAAGAATGGCAGGGCAGAAACATATTGACATTGAAGAGATTCTGAAATCTGCACACACTGAACCATATGATGGTGTTATCATGAAAGATATATCCCAAGGGCTGGAGAGAATCCCGATACCTGTTGTAAACTCAATATCTGATGAGTGCCCAATGCCCTATGTCTACATGTCACGCCTGAAATACCCTCGTAACTATCAGCCAGCTCCTCCAGCAGGCTGTGCTTGTGTAGGTGGATGTTCAGCCTCAAAACGGTGTGCTTGTGCAGCGAAAAATGGTGGGGACATCCCTTTCAATGATAAAGGCCGTATTATAGTAGCGAAGCCTCTTGTTTATGAGTGTGGACCTTCTTGCAAGTGTCCTCCTACATGTCATAACAGAGTCGGTCAAAAAGGCATGAAATTTCGGCTGCAAATCTTCAAGACCAAATCAATGGGTTGGGGCGTGAAAACCCTGGACTTTATACCATCTGGAAGCTTTGTTTGTGAATATATTGGCGAAGTTTTGGATGATGAAGAGGCACAGAAAAGGATGACTGATGAGTACTTATTTGCTATAGGGCATAACTATTATGATGAAGCCCTTTGGGAGGGTCTGTCAAGATCTATACCCTCACTTCAGAAGGGTCCTGGTGAAGATGAGGATGCTGGTTTTGCTGTCGATGCTTCAAATATGGGCAACTTTGCAAAATTTATCAACCATAGTTGTTCACCCAACCTTTATGCACAAAATGTCCTCTATGATCATGACGACAAGAGTGCGCCTCATATCATGTTCTTTGCCTGTGAGGATATTCCACCCGGTCAAGAGCTAGCATACCACTACAACTATGCAATTGACCAGGTTCATGATGCCAACGGTaacatcaagaagaagaaatgcctTTGTGGTTCTGTAGAGTGTGATGGCTGGCTGTATTAG
- the LOC127330606 gene encoding uncharacterized protein, which translates to MDNPRGPQPGQARPRAPLPPGWTGDSDSRRGSGPGGSWSYDWEWASGPGGGWAYGHSSEQGPGGTAFGFGYGSGGGGGGGGGSGRGRGSFGFGGPGGHAGRYGWGGGYDWAGGHAGGYGWGGGPGGWGAGGGAFGGDRGGWGARAGFGGGAQRPPRGGRGGGGN; encoded by the coding sequence ATGGACAATCCGAGGGGTCCCCAGCCCGGGCAGGCACGGCCACGGGCGCCGCTGCCGCCAGGATGGACCGGCGATTCTGATTCACGGCGGGGCTCCGGCCCCGGCGGCTCGTGGAGCTACGACTGGGAGTGGGCCTCGGGGCCTGGAGGCGGCTGGGCCTACGGCCACAGCTCAGAGCAGGGCCCCGGCGGCACCGCGTTTGGGTTCGgctacggcagcggcggcggtggtggaggcggAGGGGGAAGCGGGCGCGGGCGCGGAAGCTTCGGTTTCGGTGGCCCTGGCGGCCACGCTGGCAGGTACGGCTGGGGCGGCGGATACGACTGGGCTGGCGGTCACGCCGGCGGGTACGGATGGGGCGGCGGGCCCGGCGGCTGGGGAGCAGGTGGTGGGGCGTTCGGGGGCGACCGCGGAGGCTGGGGCGCGCGCGCAGGGTTCGGCGGCGGGGCGCAACGGCCACCGCGCggaggccgcggcggcggcggcaactGA